A window of Citrus sinensis cultivar Valencia sweet orange chromosome 7, DVS_A1.0, whole genome shotgun sequence contains these coding sequences:
- the LOC102629337 gene encoding dehydrodolichyl diphosphate synthase 6, with product MVRYDDAGGAAATTPTQLLESLGSFMRRCLFRVLAVGPIPHHFAFIMDGNRRYAKKLNVEEGAGHKEGFSSLISVLKYCYELGVKYVTIYAFSIDNFQRKPAEVQNLMDLLLEKINELLKEQSIVNLYGIRVYFIGNLKFLSEPVRVAAEEVMMATARNSKVVLLVCLAYTSADEIVHAVQESCKNKSDESLAVNANQVSNGVINGAEKVEKIYSLTVPSIEESCKEKASRVCNGAIERVKGTEDINGATVCTDGVSCDYKSEAQALRAGRIGNGVTEGFEEKQGNNPIINLVDVEKHMYMAVAPDPDILMRSSGETRLSNFLLWQTSNCLLDSPAALWPEIGLWDLVWTVLNFQRNHSFLEKKKKQL from the coding sequence ATGGTAAGATATGATGATGCTGGTGGTGCTGCTGCCACTACTCCAACTCAGTTGCTTGAGAGTTTGGGTAGTTTTATGAGGAGATGCTTGTTTCGTGTTCTAGCAGTGGGTCCGATACCCCATCACTTTGCCTTTATTATGGATGGAAACCGAAGGTATGCCAAGAAGCTGAATGTGGAAGAAGGGGCTGGCCACAAGGAGGGGTTCTCATCTCTTATATCTGTGCTTAAGTATTGCTATGAATTAGGAGTGAAGTACGTGACAATCTATGCCTTTAGCattgataattttcaaagGAAGCCTGCTGAGGTTCAAAACTTGATGGATCTATTACTGGAGAAGATTAATGAGCTGCTCAAGGAGCAAAGTATTGTCAACCTGTATGGTattagagtttattttattggtaacttgaaatttttgagTGAGCCTGTGAGGGTTGCAGCAGAGGAAGTGATGATGGCTACTGCAAGAAACAGCAAGGTTGTGCTTCTAGTCTGTCTGGCTTATACTTCAGCTGATGAGATTGTGCATGCTGTTCAAGAGTCCTGTAAAAATAAGTCAGATGAAAGTCTAGCTGTCAATGCAAATCAAGTTTCAAATGGTGTGATTAATGGAGCAGAAAAGGTTGAGAAGATATACAGTTTGACGGTGCCTAGTATTGAAGAATCCTGCAAGGAAAAGGCAAGTAGAGTTTGTAATGGGGCGATTGAAAGAGTTAAAGGCACTGAGGATATCAATGGTGCAACTGTGTGTACTGATGGAGTATCCTGTGACTATAAAAGTGAAGCTCAAGCATTGAGGGCTGGTAGAATTGGCAATGGTGTGACTGAAGGATTTGAAGAGAAGCAGGGGAATAATCCTATTATAAATCTGGTAGATGTTGAGAAGCACATGTACATGGCTGTTGCTCCAGATCCTGACATCCTGATGCGAAGCTCTGGTGAGACCCGCCTGAGCAATTTCCTCCTTTGGCAAACAAGTAATTGCCTGTTGGATTCTCCAGCTGCATTGTGGCCAGAGATTGGTTTGTGGGACCTGGTATGGACAGTGTTAAACTTCCAACGAAATCACTCCTTtttggagaagaagaagaagcagttGTAA
- the LOC102628776 gene encoding phosphoinositide phosphatase SAC6 encodes MMERAESGQKLYTRMRLWEFPDQFIVEPTDGSSGSALAISRADGSMNLIHEVPECSILRVPKIRTIFGVVGVLKLLAGSYLIVITERECVGSYLGHPIYKVASLKILPCDHSLNNSSAEQKKVEAEFSRLLKLAERTPGLYFSYDTNLTLSVQRLNTLGDESKLLPLWRQAEPRFLWNNYLMEALIDNKLDPFLLPVIQGSFHHFQTAVGRDIIDVTLIARRCTRRNGTRMWRRGADSDGYVANFVETEQVVQMNGFMASFVQVRGSIPFLWEQTVDLTYKPKFEILRAEEAPRVVERHFLDLRKKYGNVLAVDLVNKHGGEGRLCENFGNAMQNVASDDVRYLHFDFHRICGHVHFERLSILFEQIEDFLEKNGYLLLNEKGEKMKEQHGVVRTNCIDCLDRTNVTQSMIGRNMLEVQLRRIGIFGAEETINSHLNFDENFKILWANHGDDISLQYSGTPALKGDFVRCGQRTMQGILNDGWNALARYYLNNFCDGTKQDAIDLLQGHYIVSVSRDIAPPSQNAGLEAMASFPLALSLVLTGLFFATLSLRQVRYDLKHLLFSFIWASLSVALAAFVRAKGRLFCNRPRLHKPQR; translated from the exons ATGATGGAGAGGGCAGAGTCGGGACAGAAGCTGTATACTCGTATGCGACTATGGGAGTTTCCGGATCAGTTCATCGTGGAGCCCACCGACGGCTCCAGCGGCTCGGCTTTGGCAATCAGCCGCGCCGATGGCTCCATGAATCTGATTCATGAAGTTCCTGAATGTTCTATCCTTCGAGTTCCTAAAATTCGCACTATTTTTGGCGTCGTTGGCGTGCTTAAGCTTTTGGCag GGTCGTATTTGATAGTAATAACGGAGCGTGAATGTGTTGGATCGTATTTGGGGCATCCTATCTATAAAGTTGCATCTTTGAAGATTCTTCCATGCGATCATTCTCTTAATAATTCCTCTGCAGAACAG AAAAAGGTGGAGGCCGAGTTTTCTCGTCTGCTAAAGCTTGCTGAGAGGACTCCTGGTCTGTATTTCTCATACGACACCAATTTAACACTCAG TGTACAGCGATTGAATACTTTGGGTGATGAATCTAAATTGCTTCCTCTTTGGAGACAG GCGGAACCTAGATTTCTCTGGAACAATTATTTGATGGAAGCGCTCATAGATAACAAG CTTGATCCTTTCTTACTACCTGTTATACAAGGGA gttttcatcattttcaaactGCCGTTGGAAGAGACATTATTGATGTTACTCTGATCGCCAGGAGATGCACTAGGAGAAATG GGACACGGATGTGGAGAAGAGGTGCTGATTCTGATGGGTATGTTGCTAACTTTGTGGAGACTGAACAGGTTGTACAGATGAATGGGTTTATGGCATCATTTGTTCAG GTTCGAGGGTCGATTCCATTTCTCTGGGAGCAAACTGTTGATTTGACATATAAGCctaaatttgagattttgagAGCTGAGGAAGCT CCTCGAGTAGTAGAGCGACATTTTCttgatttaagaaaaaaatatggcAATGTTTTGGCTGTTGATCTTGTCAACAAG CATGGCGGTGAGGGACGCTTGTGTGAAAACTTTGGAAATGCAATGCAAAATGTTGCTAGTGATGATGTAAG ATATCTCCACTTTGATTTTCATCGTATTTGCGGGCACGTTCATTTTGAGCGTCTCTCTATCCTCTTTGAGCAAATTGAGGATTTTCTCGAGAAAAATGG gTATCTTTTGCTGAATGAAAAGGGTGAGAAAATGAAGGAGCAACATGGAGTTGTGAGGACGAATTGTATTGATTGCTTGGACCGTACAAACGTTACACAG AGCATGATAGGTCGAAATATGTTGGAGGTCCAACTAAGAAGGATAGGCATTTTTGGTGCTGAAGAAACTATTAACAGTCATCTGAATTTTgatgaaaactttaaaatat tatGGGCTAATCATGGGGACGATATTAGCCTACAATATTCTGGAACTCCTGCTCTGAAAGGAGATTTTGTCAG ATGTGGCCAGCGGACAATGCAAGGGATCCTTAATGATGGATGGAATGCCCTTGCACGCTATTATTTGAACAACTTCTGTGACGGAACAAAACAG GATGCAATTGATCTCCTACAAGGACACTACATTGTTTCTGTCAGTCGTGATATAGCCCCTCCATCTCAAAATGCTGGCCTTGAGGCTATGGCT TCTTTTCCACTAGCTCTATCATTGGTGTTGACTGGGTTATTTTTTGCAACCCTATCATTGAGGCAAG TTCGATATGATCTTAAACACCTTTTGTTTTCATTCATATGGGCAAGCCTAAGTGTTGCTCTAGCTGCATTTGTGAGGGCTAAAGGTCGGTTATTTTGCAATCGGCCTCGTCTACACAAGCCTCAACGTTGA
- the LOC102610330 gene encoding uncharacterized protein LOC102610330 — translation MASPGKSPEKQQGTSQRQETGQGSASRSPSPAAESNVPPPQPQEVQVEGGPDTVTVAVTGTQTRPEEGGVSAPPPAVVASTGTITTIVPGEGTSSSRKRDRGEAGGSSSEAAAAAAGERRQKRRAELVEVPRGPPVCYVCNRAFQSWKAVFGHMRAHKVGEERARSGAFPPPVFTPPGSPEREQQALQEELAPTLLNIAQEVLSRSTTGQDTAAASSSVPRPRPHIDLNEPQLPISPSPSPSAEPDQPAAQPSSPSSGSDRLDLNKPPKNGGDQGDKN, via the coding sequence ATGGCCAGCCCAGGGAAATCCCCAGAGAAGCAGCAAGGCACCTCCCAAAGGCAGGAAACTGGCCAAGGCAGTGCATCTCGATCCCCTTCTCCAGCCGCAGAGAGTAATGTTCCTCCACCACAACCACAGGAAGTCCAAGTCGAAGGAGGGCCGGATACAGTTACCGTTGCTGTTACTGGTACTCAAACGAGGCCAGAAGAAGGTGGAGTGTCTGCTCCCCCTCCTGCTGTTGTCGCAAGTACTGGTACCATTACTACTATTGTCCCTGGTGAAGGCACCTCCTCCTCCAGGAAAAGAGACCGTGGTGAGGCTGGTGGGTCCAGTAGTGaagccgccgccgccgccgctgGGGAGAGGAGGCAGAAGAGGAGAGCAGAGTTGGTTGAAGTTCCGAGGGGCCCACCCGTTTGTTATGTATGTAATAGGGCTTTCCAGTCATGGAAGGCTGTTTTTGGACATATGCGTGCTCACAAGGTCGGGGAGGAGCGTGCCAGGTCTGGCGCCTTTCCTCCCCCGGTTTTCACTCCGCCGGGCTCACCCGAAAGGGAACAGCAAGCTTTGCAGGAGGAGTTGGCTCCAACTCTTCTCAACATTGCTCAAGAGGTTCTAAGTAGGTCTACTACTGGTCAAGACACTGCTGCCGCTTCGTCCTCTGTCCCTCGTCCTCGTCCTCACATTGATCTGAACGAGCCACAACTCCCAATAAGTCCTTCTCCTTCTCCATCTGCTGAACCTGATCAACCTGCTGCTCAACCATCTTCCCCGTCCTCGGGCAGTGACAGGCTTGATCTCAATAAGCCTCCCAAGAACGGCGGAGACCAAGGAGATAAGAATTGA